In Halalkalicoccus tibetensis, the genomic window GGCAGTAATCGCCCGGTTTGTCGAGCTCCGAGTGGCACTCGCGACACCGCATCGCTTTCCCTACCCCGCCGCGGAATAAAACCCGACCGCTTCCGACAGCCATTCGGCATGGGACGTCGAGGGGGTGGTATGGAACCGGAGCTCCCCCCGATCGGCCTCGGGACGATGGGCATCGAGGACCCCGACACGGTCGCGCGGGCGATCGAGCTGGGCTATCGCCACCTCGACACCGCACAGATCTACGAGAACGAGGACGTGGTCGGCGAGGGGATCTCCCGCGCGGACGTGCCCCGCGAGGAGCTCACGGTGGCGACGAAGGTCTGGGCCGACAGCCTCGCGCCCGCGGACGTCCACCGGAGTACGGAGGAGAGCCTCGGCGAACTGGGCCTCGACTCCGTAGAGCTGCTCTACGTCCACCGCCCGATCGAGGCCTACGACCCCGAGGAAACGCTGCCTGCGTTCGATTCGCTTCGTGAGGACGGGCTGATCGAGCACGTCGGCCTGAGCAACTTCACTACTACCCAGCTCGAGAAGGCTCGTGGGATCCTCGAGGCGCCGATCGCCGCTCACCAGGTCGAGTACCACCCGTTCTACTGGGAGGAGGAGCTCCTCGATTTCGCCCGCGAGGACGGCCACGCGCTCGTCGCGTACTCGCCGCTCGCTCAGGGAGAGGTGTTCGACGACCCGGTCTTAGAGGAGATCGCCGCGGAGCACGGGGCCAGCGAGGCGCAGGTCGCCCTCGCGTGGCTCGCGGGGACGGAGGGCGTCGTCCCGATCCCGAAGGCGAGCAGCGAGGAGCACTTGAAGGCGAACCTCGCGGCCGCGGAGATCGAGCTCACCGAGGAGGAACGCGGGCGGATCGACGGGATCGAGGACGCGGAGAAGCTGTTCGAGTAATAAAGCTTCAAACGGGCGCCGGGGGTAGTTCGGGAGAGTGGACGACGACGTGCGAGAGGGCGGGCTCCGGGCGCGGGTGTGGTCGGTCTGGCGGCGCGTCTTCGGCCTGTCGTGGCCGGTGATGGCCGAGCAGACGCTGCGGACGCTGATGCGGACGACCGACATCGTCGTCGCCGGCTTCTTCTCGCCGGCGGCGGTGGCCGCGGTCGGCCTGGCGGACGTCTACGCCCGCCTGCCGCTGTGGCTCGGGCTGGGCGTCGGCGACGGCGCGATCGCGCTGTCGAGCCAGGACACCGGCAGCGGCGCCGACGCCAACCGGGATCAGGCGGTCACCTGGGCGATCACGATCGGGATCGTCGTCGGCCTGCCGTTCGTGCTGTTCGGCCTGCTCTTTAGTTATACGGCGATCGAGGTGCTCGGCGCCGAAAGCGAGGTCGTGCGGATCGGCGGGCTGTATCTCGCGGTCGTGCTGATCAGCGCGCCGGCCTACCACCTCACGCTGATCGGCGCGCGCTCGATCCAGGGGACCGGCGACACCCGCACCCCGATGTACGTCAACGGGGCCGCGAACGTCCTGAACATCGTCGGGACGGTGAGCCTGGCGTTCGGGCTGGGCCCGCTGCCCGAGCTCTCGGTGATCGGGATCGCGGTCGCGACCGCCGTCTCCGACACGCTGGCGGCGCTGGCGCTCGTGGCGGTCATCGCGCGCCCGAAGGGCGAGCTCTCGCTGGTGCGCCCGGCCGACCTCACGATCGCGAAACAGCTCATCGTCATCAGCGCCCCGCGGGTCGCCGAGGGCCTCACCGAGGTCGTCGCGGAGTTCCCGTTCAACGCGATCCTGCTGGCGTTCGGCACCGAGGTCAACGCCGCCTACCACATCGGTCGACGGATGGAACAGCAGATCGCCTCGCCGCTCGCACGGGGGTATGCCACCGCCGCGAACATCATCGCCGGCCAGTCGCTCGGCCGTGGCGAGCCCCGCAAGGCCTACTTCGACGGCTGGGCGGCCGCGGGCCTCGCGACGCTGACCGTCGGCGGGCTCGGGCTCGCCCTCGTGGCCGGCGCCGAGTGGTTCGTCCTCGTCTTCACGCGCGACCCGGCCACCATCGAGTACGCCGTCGGCTTCGCGCGGGCCTACGGGATCGCGGCGGTCTTCATCGCGCTGTACGTCGTGATCGCCGGCTCGCTGCGGGGCGGCAGCGAGACCGTCTCGCCGTTCCTCGCGAAGCTCTCGGGGATGGTGGTCTTCATGCTGGGGATCTCCTACGTTTTCGGCATCCGCCTGGAGTACGGCGTCGTCGCGGCCTACGTCGCGCTCGTCGCCGACTACGCCTGGCGAAACCTCGTCGTCGGCGCGGTCTACTACCGGCGCAACTGGCTCGACCGGGGCACCCGGATGATGTCCGATCGGGGCAGCATCGGGGGCGACGAGGACTAGTTCAGCGCCCAGATCGAGTAGTTGAGGACGGCCGCGAAGCTGACCCACGCGAGATACGGCACCAACAGCGCCGCGGCACGCCGGTCGACCCGCGCGAAGGCGGCGATGGTCGCGACGATCAGGACCCAGAGGACGACGATGACCCCGAGCGCGAGCAGCAGCTCCTGTGCCGCAAAGAACGTCGGCGACCACGCGACGTTGACGACCATCTGGACGGCGAAGACGCCCAGCGCGAGCTTCACCGCGCGGTTCTCCGTCCCTTGACGGTAGACGAGGTAGGCGGCGATCCCCATGAGGGTGAACAGCAGCGTCCAGACGATCCCGAACGTCGCGCCCGGCGGGTAGAACCACGGCTTCTCGAGCGCCTGGAACCACGCGCTGTCGGGGGTGGTGAACGGGACGCCCAGCGCCCCGATCAGGTTGATCAGGACGGCCGCGGCGATCGCGCCGAGGACCTCGCGGCGGCTGATCCGAACGCCGGCGACCGAGAACTCCGTCATACTCGTCGTAGGATCGCCACGGGGATGAAGCTACCCCGTTTCAGCCCAGTTCGCGGGGGTCGCACTTCAGGTACTCGCGGAGCAGGACGGTCGCGTACGAGCCGCTGGGAAGCGCGAAGTCGAAGGTGAGGGGGTCGCGCTCGACCGAGAGGTCGGTCGTCAGCAGGATCGCCCTGCGGGTGCCCGTCGAGCCGAACTCGCCGGGCAGCTCGAAGTCGGTGGGGGAGATCCCGGCCGCCGAGAGGACGTCGCGTTCGATCTCGCCCGGCTCGCCCTGCCCGAGCTCCGTCCCGGTGCCCACGAGCGGCGCGGTGACGAACGCCCGCCCCCGTTCGACGTGGCGGTTGATCGTCTCGACGCGCTCCTCGGTGACGCGCTGGGTCCTGTCGGTGTCGGGACGGGCGAGCCCCTCGGAAGCCTCCGAATCGGCGAAACAGACCACGTCGCCGGCGACCGCGCGGTCGAACGGCAGGCCGCGCTCGAGGCGCTCGCTCAGGATCCGGTTGAACAAGTACGATTGGGCGGCGTTGACGAACAGCCGCTGGAGGTTCGTCGGGACGGTCTCCAGAGCCTCCCGGAAGTCCTCCTCGCTTCCCGCGCTGCCCTCGACCAACCGGTGGAGCATCGAGCGCTCGAAGCCGAGTTTCCGAGGGAAGCGTTCGAGCGCGCCCGCCCAGTCCTCCGTCTCGCCGACGTAACCCCTGGCCGCCTGCGTGTCCTCGGGCTCGGCCTCGCGGGGATTGGCGAGATACTCCATGACCGCCCCGCGCCAGTCGCCGCGGGCGATCGCCAGCCCGACCTCGTGGGTGACCGGCCGCCTGCTCCCGAAGCGCTGCTGGCCGAAGTAGTTGGGAACTCCCGCCCGACCCCCGCCGAACGCCCGGAGCTCCTCGGTGATCGCGTCGACCCCCTCGGGATCGGCCTCCCTGACACGGATCTCGAAGGCATTGCCCGCCAGGTCGCCGAACTCGATCGCGCGGCCGGCTCGGCCGAGCACCTCGATATCGACGTCTCGGATCTCGGGAAGCTCGTCGGGGTCACCCTTCGCGACGCTGAACAGCTGGGTCGTCACGGCCCGCTTGTCCTTCGTCCCAGCCCACGAGACGCGCTCGCGGCTGATCCCCATCGCGTCCGAGAGCCGCCTCGCGAAGTCGTTTGTGTCCCAGCCCCGGAGGGTGGCCCGGAGCACCAGATGGGGGTAGGCGTCGGGGTCGGCGTCGAGCGGCTGGGCCTCGAACGCCTCGATCTCGCTGACCCGGAAGTCCGCGTCCCGATCGCGGATCCGCCCGCCGATCCCGTCGGCAGCGCTGACGTAGTAGGCCATGCCGACCTCGCGCTCGACGGGGTGGGCGGACCTGAGACGGTCGTCCATACCCGTCCTCGTCCCGGCCGCCGGATAACCCCCTCGAAGCGGGCGGTCGCGATCGGGGAAACGGTATATGGGGGCGGCCGGCGCATGGGAGGTATGCACGTGGCGATCGTCGGCGGCGGGGTGGTCGGGACCGCGCTGGCGGCCGAGCTCGCCGGGCGCGCGGAGGTGACGCTGCTCGAACGCGGGTCGCTCGGCGGGGGGACCACCGCGGCCTCGATGGCGATGGTCCACCGCCAGCAGCCCGCCCCCTCGGGGTACGACCAGCACCTGCGCGATCTGGCGTGGGAGCGCTACGAGCCCCACCTCCCCGACCTCACCCACACGAAGGTCGGCTCGCTCTACGTCGCCGAAAGCGAGGCGTTCGCCGAGCAGCTCGGCGAGGCCGCACCCGCCCTGTGCGAGTTGGGCGTCGAGACCGAATACGTCGGCCCCGGGGAACTGTCGGAGTTCGGGGTCGAGGAGGGACTCGGCGCGCTGTACACGCCCGATGAAGGCTACTTCGAGCCCGACGAACTCGTCGAGCACTTCTCGACCCGCGCCCGCGAGCGCGGCGCGCGGATCGAGACGGGCGTCGAAGTGGTGGGGATCGATCCCGGCGAGAGGGTCGGGATCGACACCACCGAGGGGAAGCTCGCGGCCGACGCGGTCGTCAACGCCGCCGGCCCGTGGGCACCCGAGATCGACCGGCTGGTCGGCCTCGAGTTCCCGCTTCGTCACACCCGCGGGCCGATCCTTTCCTTTTCGTGTCCGAGAAATCCCGAGCCGTTCACGCTGTTCGAGCGCGGGCTCTACTGTCGGAGCCACCCCGAAGGACTTCACGTCGGCCGGTTCGCCACCGACTTCGAGGCGGGCGAACGGCTCGATCCCGACGAGGCCCTGCCGGTCCCCGATTCGTTCCGCGAGGAGGTCGGGGAGCTCGCCGGGACGGTGCCGGCGATCGCCGGGGCGAAGGGGATCGACGAGTGGGTCGGGATCCGGACCGTCACCCCCGACGGCCGGCCGCTGGTCGGTGCGACGGGAGTCGAGGGCTATCACGTCGCGACGGGCATGAGCGGGCTGGGCGTGACGCTCGCGCCCGCGGTTTCGGACCTGCTGGCGGACCGGTTGCTCGGGAACGACAGAGAACTCCTGGAGCCGCTCTCGCCCGCCCGGTTCGGGTAGCCACGGAGGTTTATACGCGATGACGGGGCCAAGGGGCGCGTGGCCCGCAGAACCCTCGTCGCCGACCGGCTCGAAAACGGCGCCTACGCCGTCTCGGAGCACCGCGATCCCTCCGACCGGGAGCCCGAGCCGGTCGCCAGCGCCCTCTCGCGGCGCGCGGTCTTCGAGTCCGTCGACTTCCGGACCCACGAGGCGGTCGTCGTCCGCGAGGACCGGGAGACGACCTACTTCGTCCTCCCGTTCTCGATCCCGACGGCCGACTCCCTGACCTCATCAGGAGGGGCCTGCATCGGTCTCAGGCCGGAGGCGGGGCTGAGCGAGCCCTATCTCCGCGGGTGGACCCACGCGATGAAGGGCTCGCTCGGCGACGCGATCGAGGCGGGGCTGCTCGACGAGCGGGCCGCGCGGATCTATCTCGAGAGCCGGGTTCGGGGGTTCGACGATACAACGGAACTGATCGTCCCATAGCGTGGCTTTTACCCGCGGAGCCGGTAGGGGAGGCAGTGACAGCGACCGAGGAGACCGTCGCGCTCTCGGAGCCGAGCGTCGAGGAGGCCTACGGCCGGCTGGCGGGGGCGATCGACCGGGGCGCGCTGGCGACGCTGTTCGGCGAGTGTACCGTCGAGTACGACGGCCGCGCGGCGAGCAGTCTGGGGCCGGGACGGCGCCACGTCATGTGCAAACCCGACGGAACGGTGCTGGTCCACACCGACGAGGGCCAGAAGCCAGTCAACTGGCAGCCGCCGGGCAGCGAGCAGGAGGCGCGGCTCGAGAACGGGGCCCTCGAACTCCACAGCCGGCGCGAGAACCCCGACGAGGAGCTCGTGGTGCGGTTCACCGACATCGCTCATCTGGCGGTCTTCGAAACGGGAGACGACGGCGCGAACCTCTCGGTGGCGGGCACCGAGGAGGACATGAAACGCCGGATCCTCGAGGAACCGGAGCTGATCGAACCGGGCTTTCGGCCGCTCGCGACCGAGCGGAGCACCCCGGCTGGCGCGGTCGACGTCTATGGGGAGGACCGGGAGGGACGGGTCGTGATCCTCGAGCTGAAACGCCGGCGGGTCGGCCCCGACGCCGTGGGCCAGCTGAACCGCTACGTCGAGGCGCTCGAACGGGACCTCCACGCGGGCGTCGAGGTCAGGGGGATCCTGGTCGCGCCCTCGGTGACGGACCGGGCCCGCCGGCTGCTCGCGACGAACGGACGGGAGTTCGTCTCGCTCTCCCCTTAATCCTCGTTGACCTCGCGCTTCAGCCGATCCAGCGTCGTCAGCGCCTCGATCGGCGTCATGTTCGCGACGTCGAGCTCGCGCAGCTCCTCGATGAGGGGATCGGACATCGGTTTCGAAGGGGCCGGGGGCGACCCCGCACGGTCGTCGTCGACGGTGCGGCCGCCGTCGGTCGCGTTCTCCGGAGCGCCCTCCGCGACGAGCGCCCGCGAGCGCTCGACGACGCTGTCGGGCACGCCCGCGGCGCGGGCGACCTCGATCCCGTAGGACGCCGTGGCGGCCCCCCGCGAGACGTCGTGGCGGAAGGTGACGCCGTCGTCGGTCTGCGTGGCCGCGAAGTGGAGGTTGAACGCGCCCGGGAGTTCGTCCGCAAGGTGGGTAAGCTCGTGGTGATGGGTCGCGAAGAGCGTCAGCGCGCCGACCTCGCTATGGACGTACTCGGTGATCGCCCGCGCGATCGCCAGCCCGTCGGCGGTGCTCGTTCCCCGTCCCACCTCGTCGAGCAGGACCAGCGATCGCTCGGTGGCACCCCTGAGGATGGTCGCGAGCTCGCTCATCTCGACCATGAAGGTCGACCGGCCGCCCGCGATGTCGTCGCTCGCGCCCACGCGGGTGAACACCCGGTCGACGATCCCGATCCGGGCCCGGCTCGCGGGCACGAAGCTCCCGATCTGGGCGAGGATCGCGATCAGCGCGACCTGGCGCATGTAGGTCGACTTCCCGCTCATGTTCGGGCCCGTCAGCACCGCGAGGCGGTCGTCGGGCGCCAGTTCGATCCCGTTGGGGACGAACGACTCCTGGGCGCGCTCGACGACCGGGTGTCGGCCGCCCTCGATGTCGATTCCCGGTTCCTCGGCGATCTCGGGACGGACGTAGCCGTACTTCGCGGCGACCTCCGCGAGCGAGACGAGGACGTCGAGGGTCGCGAGCGTCTCGGCGACCGCCTGCACCCGCTCGGACTCGTCCGCGACCTCCTGGCGTACCTCGACGAATAGTTCGTACTCGAGGTCGTCGGCGCGCTCCTCGGCGGCCATGATCTCGTCCTCTCGCTGCTTGAGTTCGGGCGTGTAGAAGCGCTCGGAGTTCTTCAGCGTCTGTCTGCGGGTGTAGTCCTCGGGTACCCGATCGAGGTTCGGGTTCGTGACCTCGATGTAGTAGCCATGCACCTGGTTGAACCCGACCTTCAGCGAGTCGACCCCGGTTCGCTCGCGTTCGCGGGCCTCGAGCGAATCGATCCACTCCTTGCCCTCGCGCTCGGTCTCGCGCAGCTCGTCGAGGTCCGCGTCGTAGCCCGGCGCGATCACGTCGCCCTCGGTGATCTCGATCGGCGGGCTCTCGCCGATCGCCCGGTCGATCAGCTCCCGTACTTCCTCGAGCTCGTCGAGATCCCCCCGCAGCTCACGGAGGGTGTCGCTCTCGACGCCCTCCATCGCCGCGCGGATCTCCGGGACCCGGTCGAGGGTGTCCTTCAGCGCGCGCAGGTCCCGGGCGTTCGCCCGACCCCGCGAGACCCGCGCGATCAGGCGCTCGATGTCGTAGACGTCGGAAAGGAGGGCGTGAACCTCCTCGCGGGCTCCCACGAGCGTCGTCCACTCCTCGACGGCATCGAGGCGAGCCTCGATCCGACCCGGGTCGAGCAGGGGCCGGCGCAGCCAGTCAGTGAGCTTTCGCCGGCCGAGCGCGCAGGCGGTCTCGTCGAGCACGCCCAGGAGGGTGTGTTCGCTATCGCCGCCGACCGCCCGGGGCTCGAACAGCTCCAAACTACGGAGCGCGACCCGATCCAGCAGCATGTACTCGCGGGGCTCGTAGCGGGTGAGGTGGTTGAGGTAATCGAGATGGCCGTCCTGCCCGCCACGGGCGTACTCGGCATACGAGAGCAGCGCGCCGCAGGCGCCGATCTCGGCGTCGCTCGCCAGGCGTTTTTCAGGAACGCCGAAGTACGAATCGAGCAGCGCGCGGGCCTCTCCGAGGTCGAACGCCGAGGGGTCGTACGGCGTGACCATACAGTCGCCGTCGAACCCGTCGAACCCCTCCAACTCGGGGCCGACGATCGCCTCCGCGGGGGCGAAGCGGCTGATCTCGTCGCGGATCGTCTCCTCTGAGTCCGAGCCCGTGGCGACGAAGTCGCCAGTCGAAACGTCGAGGAAGGCCAGCCCGTACTCGTCCCCGCCCCCGCTTCCGTGGGCGAGCGCCGCGACGTAGTTGTTGTCCTCGCTTCTGAGCAGTTCGTCCTCGGTCAGCGTGCCCGGCGTGACGATCCTCGTCACCGCGCGATCGACCACGCCGCTCGCCTCCTCGGGGTCCTGGACCTGGTCGGCGACCGCCACGCGGAACCCGGCGTCGAGCAGCGTCTCGATGTAGGATTCGGCGCTGTCGATCGGGATCCCCGCCATCGGATATTTTCCAGTACTGTCCTCGCGTTTGGTCAGCGTGATCTCCAACAGTCGGGCCGAGAGCTCGGCGGCCTCGCAGAACGTCTCGTAGAAGTCGCCCACCTGAAAGAGCACCAGCGACCCGTCGTACTGCGCACAGAGGTCGCAGTACTGGCGCATCATCGGCGTCAGCTCCTCGTGGCGCGCTCGCATCTTCTCGGGTGCGCCGAGCGCCGCGTCCATGGGAGAGGGGTGGTCCCGCGCGTGGAAATACCCCTCGGAACCACGAGCCGGCGATCGATAGGGGCTAAAACGATCGGGGCCTGAGACGATGACGATGCGTTCCACGCCGATCCCGAGCGGCAGGTCCCTATCCTGGTCCGTCGCCGTGGTCGTACTGACCACCCTGATCGCCATCGAACCCGCTTTCGCCCGTTCGGCCACCGATCTGTTCGTCGAAACGGGTGGGCCGCTGAGATACGCGCTGGTCTTCCTGTTCGCCGCGATCCCGTGGTTCGAGATCTTCCTCGTGATCCCGGTCGGGATCGGCCTCGGGATGAACGCCGTCGCCGTCGCCGCCCTCGCCTTCCTCGGGAACGCGCTGTCGGTCTACGCGGTCCTCGTCTTCCACGACCGGACGCGGTCCTGGTTGGCGAGACGCCGGCGACGGGAGGCGACGCCGGGGATCCGCTCGCGGGGCCGGGCACGGGACGTCTGGGACCGCTACGGGCTGGCCGGGCTGGCGCTGTCCGCGCCGCTGATCACCGGGGTCCATCTCGCCGCGCTCATCGCGCTCACGGCCGGCTCCGGAAAGCGGGCCGTCGGGACGTGGCTGACCGCGAGCATCGCCCTCTGGACGGTAGTCCTGACCGCTGCCTCCTACTACGGCTTCGGGTTCCTCGCGGGGCTCTGAGTCACGTCCCCTCGACGAGCCGTTCGAGCTGTTCGGGCGGCACCGCCCCTCGGGCGGCGTACCCCTCGTACGCGAACGTCGGCACGCCCGTCACGCCCCGCTCGCGCGCCTCGGCGAAGCGCCCGTCGAGGCGTTCGCGAAGGTCCTCGTCGTCGATCGCGTCGAGCACCGCCTCCGGATCGAGCCCGACCTCCTCGGCGAGCTCCGAAAGGACGTCCCGGTCCCCGATGTCCCGCCCCTCCTTCCAGAGCGCCGCGTAGATCGCCCCGTCGAACGCCTCCCACCGGTCGGGATGGGCCTCCTTGACGTACAGCGAGGCGGCCTGTGCGGGAAGCGAGTCGACCTCCGTCGCGATCTCCTGGGCCATCTCGACGCCGTACTCCTCCTGTAGGCGCCGGACGTTCTCGCGTGCCTGTTCGAAGTACTCCTCGTCCTTGCCGTCGGGTACCGAGTGGTCGATCTCGCCGTCCGGCCCCCGCTTGTCGCTTCGGAGGTCGAAGGGCTGCCAGTCGATCTCTACCCTGTTCTCGCGGCTCTCCCGATACTGTTCGAGGGACTGGCGGCCGAGATAGCAGAACGGACAGACGTAGTCGGCGTAGACCGTGAGCCGCTCCTCCCGGGAAGTGGTTTCGCTCATGGTTCCAGTTGGGGAGCGAGCCGGTAAAGCGGGCGGGTCGCGGCGAGCCGGATCAGAACAGCGAGAGGTGGCCCGTCACCCGATCCACCCGGTCGTCGGCGGCGGGCCCGACCGCCAGCGCCGTTACGGTCCCCGACTCCAGTTGGGTATGACCCGCGTCGCGGATCACCGCGTGGGGGACGCCCTCGCGCTCGGCGCGATCCGCGAGCTCGAAGATCTCCCTCTCGCCGGAGGCCTTCAGGACGACCTTCTTCTGGCCGCCGCCCTGCCAGTCCTTTCGTGCCCCCGGATCGGTGTCCTGGTAGGCCGACAGCGAGGCGTGGGCGACCTGCGCGGCGAGTTTCCCCTGTCCCATGCCGATGTCCGTCCGGGCGACGATCGCCTGTTTCATACCCTCACTCGGTGGCGCGGGGGTTATAGCGGTGGCTACTCGCTCCCCAAGAGAAGATTTACACCCTATCGCCCGATCCGTTGGGGTATGATCCTCTCGGACGCCGATATCCTCCGCCGACTGGAGGAGGGCGACCTCGTGGTCGAACCCCTCGACGACCCCGACCTGCAGATCCAGCCCGCGAGCGTCGACCTCAGGCTCGGCCACGAGTTCCTCGAGTTCCAGCGCGCGAACATCCCCTGCATCCATCCCGGCAGCGAGCAGGAGGTCTCGGAGTACGTCTCCGAGACCGTGATCGACGAGGGCGAGGAGTTCGTCCTCCATCCCGGCGACTTCGTGCTCGGCACCACGAAGGAGCGCGTCGAGATCCCGCCCGACCTGCTCGCGAACGTCGAGGGGCGCTCCTCGCTCGGCCGGCTCGCGATCGTGGTCCACGCGACTGCGGGGCTGTGCGATCCCGGGTATCGCGGCCAGATCACGCTGGAGCTCTCGAACCTGGGGACCGCGCCCGTCGCGCTCACCCCCGGCATGCGGATCAGTCAGCTGGTCTTCACCGAGATGAAGAACGCCGCCGAACGGCCCTACGGGAGCGATCGGGGCTCGAAGTACCAGGACCAACGCGGACCCCAGGCCTCGCGGATCCAGGGCGATCACGAGTTCGGAGGTGATCAGCGGGCGTCCGAGCGCCGCGAGGACGCGCGAGTCTCGCCGAGGAACTCGGAGGAGTTCGGGGGTGAGGGGCGATGAAGTTCGTCGAGGAGGTCGTCGTCGAGGAGTTCCTACCCACGTTCCGGTCGATGCTCGCCGAGGACCTCCGCGATCGGGGACTGACCCAGAGCGAGGTCGCGGAGCTGCTGGGGATCAGCCAGAGCGCCGTCTCGAAGTACGCCCACGGCGAGGTCGCCCGGCGCGAGGCGTTCCTTGAGGACGAGCGCGTCGTGGAGCTGATCGAGCACGTCGGGGAAGGCCTGTCGACCGGCGACATGAGCCGGGTCCAGGCGCTCGTCGAGGCGGAGGTGCTGATCCGCCGCCTCGAGACCCGCGGGGACCTCCTCGCGACGCTCCACGAGGAGGCGATGCCCGAGCTCGCCGAGTACGACGGCGAGTTCCGGATCCACGACCCCGAGAGCGACCTCCGGACCACCGAACGGGTGCTCTCGTCGGTCCGCCGGGGGCTTCGGGGCCTCGAGAACGCGAGCGGCTTCGCGGGCCTGATCCCCAACGTCGGCTCGAACCTCGTCGAGGCGACCCCCGAGGCCGTGACGATCGACGACGTCGCGGGCGTGCCGGGGCGGATCTTCGACGTGAAGGGCCGCGCGACCATCCCCGGCGACCCCGAGTTCGGGGTCAGCGAGCACGTCGCGAGCGTCCTGCTCGCCGCCCGCGAACACGGCAGCGACGCGAACGCGGCGCTGAACGTCCGCTACGAGCCCTCGCTGTCGGCGCTGCTCTCGGAGGCGGGCCACACCGTCGTCGAGTTCGACGGCGAGGACGACCTCGAGGAGGCGATCACGGAGGCGCTCGGTTCGGAGCCCGAGGCGACGGTGCTCGCCCAGACCGGCGGGTTCGGGATCGAACCCGTGATCTACGTCCTCGGCGAGGACGCCCCCGCGGTGGTCGAGTCGATCAAACCCCTCCTGCGATGAGTGCCGCCGACTTCTACACCCGGTGGGCGGAGCTCTACGACCACGTCTCCCGATCGATCCCCGGGATCGCCGGACTGCGGAAACGGACCGCGGAGGCGCTGGAGCTCGAGCTGGGAGACACGGTAGTGGAGATGGGCTGTGGGACCGGCGCGAACCTCGCCTACCTCAGGAAGGAAGTCGGCCCCGAAGGGACGGTGATCGGCGTGGACTTCTCGGCGGGCGTGCTCGACCGGGCACGCGAGCACGTCGAACGGGAGGGGTGGGAGAACGTCCACCTCGTACGCGGGGACGCGATTCAGCCCCCTCTACGGGAAGCGGACGCGGTCGTCGCCACGTTTGTCGTCGGGATGTTCCCCGATCCCGAGGCGGTGGTCGAGAGCTGGTGTGAGTTCGTCGGGCCCGGCGGGCGGGTCGCCCTGCTCAACGCCGCCCGGAGCCGACGGGCCTACGGTCCGCTGGTGAACCTCCCCTTCCGGGCGTTCGTCTACGCCTCGACGCCCCACAAGCGCCGGTTCGACGATCCCACCGGGGTACTCGACGAACGGGTCGCGGCCGGACACGGCGCGCTCGAACGCCGGTGTGAGCGCACGGTGCACGACGACGGCGCGCTGGGGTTAGTCCGATTGACCGCCGGCCGCGTCGTCTAAGTCCTCGAACGCCGCGATGCGCTCGCGAAAGCGATCGGGGATCGGGTGGGGCTTCTCCGTCTCGGGGTCGAGGAAGACCTGGACCGACTCGGCGGTCGCCGCCCGCTCGCCGTCCGCGAAGATCTCGTACTCCATGGGGAGGCTCGAGCGACCAATCTCGGGGACGTCGATCTCGACGGTCACCGACTGCTCGAGGAGGATCGGGCGCTCGTAGGAGAGCTCGAGGGTCGCGAGCACCGTCGAGACCGAATCGAGGCCCGTCTCGAGGACCTCCTTGAAGTACTCGGTGCGCGCCTGCTCGACGTAGGTCGCGTAGACGGCGTTGTTCACGTGGCCCATCGCGTCGATGTCGCGGAACCTGACCTGGATGTCCGAGGAGAACTCGCCCATTGGATGAGTCGAAACGGACCGGCGAGATAACTCCCGCGATCCGATCCCCCCGAGTCGACTCGGTCTCAGACCTCGTAGGACTCGGCGTGCCTCGCACAGAACGGCGCAAACGCTAAACCGCGTTTGCTGGCGCTGTACTCGTCACGCCTCGTAGGACTCGGCGTGCCTCGCACAGAACTCGGGCTCGCGCAGCTGGGCCTCGATCAGCTCGGGCTGGCGATGCGCGTTGTAGAGC contains:
- a CDS encoding FAD-dependent oxidoreductase, with translation MHVAIVGGGVVGTALAAELAGRAEVTLLERGSLGGGTTAASMAMVHRQQPAPSGYDQHLRDLAWERYEPHLPDLTHTKVGSLYVAESEAFAEQLGEAAPALCELGVETEYVGPGELSEFGVEEGLGALYTPDEGYFEPDELVEHFSTRARERGARIETGVEVVGIDPGERVGIDTTEGKLAADAVVNAAGPWAPEIDRLVGLEFPLRHTRGPILSFSCPRNPEPFTLFERGLYCRSHPEGLHVGRFATDFEAGERLDPDEALPVPDSFREEVGELAGTVPAIAGAKGIDEWVGIRTVTPDGRPLVGATGVEGYHVATGMSGLGVTLAPAVSDLLADRLLGNDRELLEPLSPARFG
- a CDS encoding DUF6735 family protein, with protein sequence MARRTLVADRLENGAYAVSEHRDPSDREPEPVASALSRRAVFESVDFRTHEAVVVREDRETTYFVLPFSIPTADSLTSSGGACIGLRPEAGLSEPYLRGWTHAMKGSLGDAIEAGLLDERAARIYLESRVRGFDDTTELIVP
- a CDS encoding TspO/MBR family protein, with protein sequence MTEFSVAGVRISRREVLGAIAAAVLINLIGALGVPFTTPDSAWFQALEKPWFYPPGATFGIVWTLLFTLMGIAAYLVYRQGTENRAVKLALGVFAVQMVVNVAWSPTFFAAQELLLALGVIVVLWVLIVATIAAFARVDRRAAALLVPYLAWVSFAAVLNYSIWALN
- a CDS encoding aldo/keto reductase, translating into MEPELPPIGLGTMGIEDPDTVARAIELGYRHLDTAQIYENEDVVGEGISRADVPREELTVATKVWADSLAPADVHRSTEESLGELGLDSVELLYVHRPIEAYDPEETLPAFDSLREDGLIEHVGLSNFTTTQLEKARGILEAPIAAHQVEYHPFYWEEELLDFAREDGHALVAYSPLAQGEVFDDPVLEEIAAEHGASEAQVALAWLAGTEGVVPIPKASSEEHLKANLAAAEIELTEEERGRIDGIEDAEKLFE
- the truD gene encoding tRNA pseudouridine(13) synthase TruD — translated: MDDRLRSAHPVEREVGMAYYVSAADGIGGRIRDRDADFRVSEIEAFEAQPLDADPDAYPHLVLRATLRGWDTNDFARRLSDAMGISRERVSWAGTKDKRAVTTQLFSVAKGDPDELPEIRDVDIEVLGRAGRAIEFGDLAGNAFEIRVREADPEGVDAITEELRAFGGGRAGVPNYFGQQRFGSRRPVTHEVGLAIARGDWRGAVMEYLANPREAEPEDTQAARGYVGETEDWAGALERFPRKLGFERSMLHRLVEGSAGSEEDFREALETVPTNLQRLFVNAAQSYLFNRILSERLERGLPFDRAVAGDVVCFADSEASEGLARPDTDRTQRVTEERVETINRHVERGRAFVTAPLVGTGTELGQGEPGEIERDVLSAAGISPTDFELPGEFGSTGTRRAILLTTDLSVERDPLTFDFALPSGSYATVLLREYLKCDPRELG
- a CDS encoding MATE family efflux transporter, with product MAEQTLRTLMRTTDIVVAGFFSPAAVAAVGLADVYARLPLWLGLGVGDGAIALSSQDTGSGADANRDQAVTWAITIGIVVGLPFVLFGLLFSYTAIEVLGAESEVVRIGGLYLAVVLISAPAYHLTLIGARSIQGTGDTRTPMYVNGAANVLNIVGTVSLAFGLGPLPELSVIGIAVATAVSDTLAALALVAVIARPKGELSLVRPADLTIAKQLIVISAPRVAEGLTEVVAEFPFNAILLAFGTEVNAAYHIGRRMEQQIASPLARGYATAANIIAGQSLGRGEPRKAYFDGWAAAGLATLTVGGLGLALVAGAEWFVLVFTRDPATIEYAVGFARAYGIAAVFIALYVVIAGSLRGGSETVSPFLAKLSGMVVFMLGISYVFGIRLEYGVVAAYVALVADYAWRNLVVGAVYYRRNWLDRGTRMMSDRGSIGGDED